A stretch of the Clostridium botulinum genome encodes the following:
- the glpT gene encoding glycerol-3-phosphate transporter — translation MNIFKPAAHIKRLPEEKIDAAYKRYRIQVFLSIYIGYLTFYFVRSNFSVAKMYLVKEGFSVTQLGFIASGLGIAYGISKFVMGNVSDRSNPRFFLAAGLILSGVVNILFATTTSTMFMFVLMLLNGWFQGMGWPPCGRTMTHWFSDKERGVKMSIWNTAHNVGGGLIAAIVVFGVNYFGGWKGAFYFPGIIAIVIGILYILFAKDTPQSVGLPPIEEYKNDYPEFVVEVEDREKELSAKEILVKYVLKNKFLWFIAIANVFVYFVRYGVVNWVPTYLEQVKHFSVKQSTLAFSLFEYAAIPGTIIVGWLSDKVFHGRRAPMGVFCMIGVVIGVFVYWKSSSIVSINIALSFIGALIYGPVMLIGVSALDLVPKKAAGTAAGFTGLFGYLGGQVLAEAAMGAVVDKFSWNGGFMTLMVASVLAIIFLAFTWNVHDNSKEEIQQAECKCN, via the coding sequence ATGAATATATTTAAGCCAGCAGCACATATTAAACGTTTACCTGAAGAAAAAATAGATGCTGCTTATAAAAGATATCGTATACAAGTATTTCTAAGTATATATATTGGATATTTAACTTTCTACTTTGTTAGAAGTAACTTCTCGGTTGCGAAGATGTATCTTGTAAAAGAAGGATTTTCAGTAACTCAATTAGGATTTATAGCATCAGGACTTGGTATTGCCTATGGTATAAGTAAATTTGTCATGGGAAATGTATCGGATAGGTCTAATCCTAGATTTTTCTTGGCAGCAGGACTTATTTTATCAGGAGTTGTAAATATACTTTTTGCAACAACTACTAGTACTATGTTTATGTTTGTTTTAATGTTACTTAATGGATGGTTCCAAGGAATGGGATGGCCTCCATGTGGTAGAACTATGACACATTGGTTTTCAGATAAAGAACGTGGTGTTAAAATGTCAATTTGGAACACTGCTCACAATGTTGGTGGTGGACTCATAGCTGCAATCGTTGTTTTTGGAGTAAATTACTTTGGAGGATGGAAGGGTGCATTTTATTTCCCTGGTATTATAGCAATAGTAATAGGTATATTATATATATTATTTGCAAAAGATACTCCACAATCTGTTGGATTACCGCCAATTGAAGAGTATAAAAATGATTATCCAGAATTTGTTGTTGAAGTTGAAGATAGAGAAAAAGAATTATCAGCAAAAGAAATATTGGTTAAATATGTATTAAAAAATAAATTTTTATGGTTTATAGCTATTGCAAACGTTTTTGTATACTTTGTAAGATATGGTGTTGTTAACTGGGTACCAACATATCTTGAACAAGTAAAACATTTTTCAGTAAAACAATCAACATTAGCTTTTTCACTATTTGAATATGCAGCAATTCCAGGAACTATAATTGTTGGTTGGTTAAGTGATAAAGTGTTCCATGGAAGACGTGCACCTATGGGAGTATTTTGTATGATAGGTGTTGTTATAGGAGTGTTTGTTTATTGGAAGAGTTCAAGTATTGTATCTATTAATATAGCATTATCTTTCATTGGTGCATTAATATATGGTCCAGTTATGCTTATAGGGGTTAGTGCATTAGACTTAGTACCTAAGAAAGCAGCAGGAACTGCAGCTGGATTTACTGGATTATTTGGTTACTTAGGTGGTCAAGTATTAGCAGAAGCTGCAATGGGAGCTGTTGTTGATAAATTCAGCTGGAATGGTGGATTTATGACATTAATGGTAGCTTCAGTATTAGCAATAATATTCTTAGCATTTACTTGGAATGTACATGATAACTCTAAAGAAGAAATTCAACAAGCTGAATGTAAATGTAATTAG
- the pfkA gene encoding 6-phosphofructokinase, producing MKTIAVLTSGGDAPGMNAAIRAVVRTGLDKGLKVMGIQRGYSGLINGEIFEMNRQSVADIIHRGGTILRTARCEEFKTEAGRKKGVGILKAFGIDGVVVIGGDGSFQGAQLLSKLGVKTIGIPGTIDNDLAYTDYTIGFDTATNTVLDAINKLRDTSSSHERVSIVEVMGRGCGDLALFAGIGGGAESVIVPEKEFNEDELCKKILEGKLRGKLHNLIILAEGVGGGESLTKKVQEVTGIQTRLTTLGHIQRGGSPSAFDRVLACRLGAKAVELLIEGKSSRVVGLRNNKVVDDDIDEALSMESKFDDDLYDIAEILSY from the coding sequence ATGAAAACAATTGCTGTTTTAACAAGTGGTGGAGATGCCCCAGGAATGAACGCCGCAATAAGAGCGGTTGTAAGAACAGGGCTAGACAAAGGTCTCAAAGTAATGGGAATACAAAGAGGGTACAGTGGATTAATAAATGGAGAAATTTTTGAAATGAACCGTCAAAGTGTTGCTGATATAATACATAGAGGCGGGACAATTTTGAGAACAGCTCGTTGCGAAGAATTTAAAACTGAAGCCGGTAGAAAAAAAGGCGTTGGAATTCTAAAAGCTTTTGGAATTGATGGAGTTGTAGTTATAGGTGGAGATGGATCTTTCCAAGGCGCACAATTGCTATCAAAATTAGGTGTTAAAACTATAGGAATACCAGGAACTATAGATAACGACTTAGCTTATACAGATTATACTATCGGATTTGATACAGCAACTAACACTGTTTTAGATGCGATTAACAAATTAAGAGATACTTCATCTTCTCATGAAAGAGTTAGTATAGTTGAAGTTATGGGAAGAGGTTGTGGAGATTTAGCTTTATTTGCTGGAATTGGTGGTGGCGCTGAAAGTGTCATAGTACCAGAAAAAGAATTCAATGAAGATGAATTATGCAAAAAAATATTAGAAGGTAAATTAAGAGGAAAACTTCACAATTTAATAATCCTAGCTGAAGGTGTAGGTGGAGGAGAATCTCTAACTAAAAAGGTACAAGAAGTAACAGGAATACAAACTAGATTAACAACTCTAGGACATATACAAAGAGGAGGAAGTCCTTCAGCATTTGATAGAGTTTTAGCATGCAGATTAGGAGCTAAAGCTGTTGAACTTTTAATCGAAGGAAAATCTTCAAGAGTAGTTGGTTTAAGAAATAATAAGGTAGTTGATGATGATATAGATGAAGCATTATCAATGGAAAGTAAATTTGATGATGATTTATATGATATAGCAGAAATACTATCTTATTAA
- the pyk gene encoding pyruvate kinase, translated as MQRTKMVFTIGPASENKEYLRELILAGMSAARLNFSHGDFEEHGGRIKTIRELRKELNKEVAIVLDTKGPEIRTKEFEGKVQLVKGSKFTIYCTEDVMGDATKCTITYADLYKDVKPGNIILIDDGLVGLTVESIEDTKIHCVVANNGIVSSKKGVNVPNVSIKLPAITEKDKGDLIFGCQEEVDMVAASFIRKADDVLAIRKVLDENGGEHIRIFSKIENQEGVDNVDEILEVSDGIMVARGDMGVEIPIEQVPIVQKMIIAKCNKAGKPVITATQMLDSMIRNPRPTRAEASDIANAIFDGTDATMLSGESANGDYPIQAAQTMARIAQAAEKYVDHKANLEKSKLEKVDNIADAISLSACTTAMELNAAAIIVPTKTGNTAKMIAKYRPECPIIAVTPDDKITRRLAISCGVYALTATAFNSTDEMIEKSVAFAKEAGHVKDGDTVVVAAGLPIHESGTTNMIKVHVVGK; from the coding sequence ATGCAAAGAACTAAGATGGTTTTTACAATTGGACCTGCAAGTGAGAACAAAGAATATTTAAGAGAACTTATTTTAGCTGGAATGAGCGCAGCTAGACTTAACTTTTCACATGGTGATTTTGAAGAACATGGTGGAAGAATCAAAACTATAAGAGAATTAAGAAAAGAATTAAACAAAGAAGTAGCAATAGTTTTAGATACTAAGGGACCTGAAATCAGAACTAAAGAATTTGAAGGAAAAGTACAATTAGTTAAAGGAAGCAAATTCACAATATATTGTACAGAAGATGTAATGGGAGATGCTACTAAATGTACTATTACATATGCTGACTTATATAAAGATGTTAAACCAGGAAATATTATATTAATAGATGACGGTTTAGTTGGTCTTACTGTAGAATCAATTGAAGATACTAAAATTCACTGCGTAGTTGCAAACAACGGTATTGTATCTAGTAAAAAAGGAGTTAACGTTCCAAACGTAAGCATAAAACTTCCTGCTATAACTGAAAAAGATAAGGGAGATTTAATCTTCGGATGTCAAGAAGAAGTTGATATGGTTGCTGCTTCATTTATAAGAAAAGCAGATGACGTTTTAGCTATAAGAAAAGTTTTAGATGAAAATGGTGGAGAACACATAAGAATATTCTCTAAAATAGAAAACCAAGAAGGTGTGGATAATGTTGATGAAATATTAGAAGTATCTGATGGTATCATGGTTGCTAGAGGAGACATGGGAGTTGAAATTCCTATAGAACAAGTTCCAATAGTTCAAAAAATGATAATAGCTAAATGTAACAAAGCTGGAAAACCGGTTATAACAGCAACACAAATGCTTGACTCAATGATTAGAAACCCAAGACCAACAAGAGCAGAAGCATCAGACATAGCAAACGCTATATTTGATGGAACAGATGCTACAATGTTAAGTGGAGAATCTGCTAATGGAGATTACCCAATTCAAGCTGCTCAAACAATGGCTAGAATAGCTCAAGCTGCTGAAAAATACGTTGATCACAAAGCTAACTTAGAAAAAAGTAAGCTAGAAAAAGTTGACAATATTGCAGATGCTATAAGCTTAAGTGCTTGCACAACAGCTATGGAATTAAATGCTGCTGCAATAATCGTACCAACTAAGACTGGTAACACAGCTAAAATGATCGCTAAATATAGACCAGAATGTCCAATCATAGCAGTAACACCAGATGACAAAATAACTAGAAGATTAGCTATATCATGTGGAGTATACGCATTAACTGCTACAGCTTTCAATTCAACTGATGAAATGATCGAAAAATCTGTTGCATTTGCTAAAGAAGCAGGACACGTTAAAGATGGAGATACTGTTGTAGTAGCTGCTGGACTTCCAATACACGAATCAGGTACTACTAACATGATAAAAGTACACGTTGTAGGAAAATAA
- a CDS encoding DNA polymerase III subunit alpha has product MGEKKFVHLHTHTEYSLLDGSGKIGGLISRAKELGMKSLAITDHGTMFGCVDFYKKAKEAGIKPIIGCEIYVASNSMHIKRLDSENRNHHLVLLVKNEQGYKNLMKIVSKASIEGFYYKPRVDHEYLKEHSEGLIALSACLAGEVSYNLLNGTKEKAREIALFYKDIFKEGFYIELQYHGIDKQLRVNEMLVELARELDIPIVATNDVHYIKKEDAKSHEVLLCIQTGKTLDDEDRMRYEPQNFYLKSPEEMYETFSYVSEALENTNKIAEECNFDYIFHESKLPNFPLRKGANHFEYMKELCYKGLEVRYPEVTDELKERLEYELGVIKQMGYVDYFLIVWDFFRFSHEKEIMTGPGRGSAAGSLVAYTLGITKIDPIKYNLIFERFLNPERVSMPDIDSDFCYERRGEVIDYVVEKYGKENVSQIVTFGTMAPRACIRDVGRAMNYSYAEVDRIAKMIPTVLGITIDKALEMNPELKEVYDKDTRIKELLDVARDLEGLPRHTSTHAAGVVIASQPLVNYVPLSKNEEAIVTQFTMTTLEELGLLKMDFLGLRTLTVIRDAIELIKKNTGTEIDLDKINFEDENVYNMLGRGKTVGIFQLESAGMTNFMKELKPESLEDIIAGISLYRPGPMAEIPKYIKNKNNPKNIEYITPKLEGILNVTYGVMVYQEQVMQIVRDLAGYSMGRSDLVRRAMSKKKHKVMEEERKNFIYGIEEDGKVVVPGCLRNGISEDAANKIYDQMMDFASYAFNKSHAAAYAVVAYYTAYLVHYYPTEFMAAMLNSVRGNSDKVAIYIRAAKQMDIETLPPDINKSFGKFTVQNGKIRFGLSAIKNVGENIIDVIVKSREEKGEFNSFVDFCNKISMGSINKRMIESLVKAGVFDCFGIYRSQLLAVYEKIIDSVVNQRKKNIEGQVSLFGSFDNEFKDTEIKYPAIDEFNKKSKLAMEKEMTGLYLTGHPLEDYEEILKNATSAKTTDIIIDESLEENLVDEVSLHVEEQNSKIKDGDKVIIGGLITNVTRKITKTNSMMAFITLEDLYSSIEVIIFPKTLERFNNTIMEDEIVLIKGRVTKREDEQPKILCDHIEKVFNFSNKKFYIQVQEKRDVKPTINEIKSIAIRNNGNIPIYICTKDERKKYLVSREYWVNDTDEVATVFKQRYGNNNVKFI; this is encoded by the coding sequence ATGGGAGAAAAAAAATTTGTGCATTTACATACACATACGGAATATAGTCTTTTAGATGGTTCAGGAAAAATAGGCGGTTTAATATCAAGAGCTAAAGAACTTGGAATGAAAAGTCTTGCTATAACTGATCACGGAACAATGTTTGGATGTGTAGACTTTTATAAAAAGGCTAAAGAGGCAGGGATTAAACCTATTATAGGTTGTGAAATCTATGTAGCATCAAATTCTATGCACATTAAAAGACTTGATAGTGAAAATAGAAACCATCATTTAGTACTTCTTGTAAAGAATGAACAAGGATATAAAAATTTAATGAAGATAGTATCTAAAGCATCTATAGAAGGATTTTATTATAAACCTAGAGTAGACCATGAATATTTAAAGGAACATAGTGAAGGACTTATAGCTTTAAGTGCTTGTCTTGCTGGAGAGGTTTCTTATAATTTATTAAATGGAACAAAGGAGAAGGCAAGAGAAATAGCTTTATTCTATAAAGATATATTTAAAGAAGGATTTTATATAGAATTACAATATCATGGGATAGATAAGCAGCTTAGAGTTAATGAAATGCTAGTAGAACTTGCAAGAGAACTAGATATACCAATAGTTGCTACAAATGACGTTCATTATATAAAAAAAGAAGATGCTAAATCACATGAGGTTTTGTTATGTATTCAAACAGGAAAGACCTTAGATGATGAAGATAGAATGAGATATGAACCACAAAATTTTTATTTAAAATCTCCAGAAGAAATGTATGAGACATTTTCTTATGTTTCGGAAGCTTTAGAAAATACTAATAAAATAGCTGAGGAATGTAATTTTGATTATATATTTCATGAATCTAAACTTCCTAATTTTCCACTGCGGAAAGGTGCAAATCATTTTGAATATATGAAAGAATTGTGTTATAAGGGACTTGAAGTTAGATATCCAGAAGTAACCGATGAATTAAAAGAAAGATTAGAATATGAACTAGGCGTTATAAAGCAAATGGGATATGTAGATTATTTCTTAATAGTTTGGGATTTTTTCAGATTTTCTCATGAAAAAGAAATAATGACAGGTCCAGGTAGGGGGTCAGCGGCAGGTTCACTTGTTGCATATACATTAGGAATTACGAAGATTGATCCTATTAAATACAATCTTATATTCGAACGTTTTTTAAATCCCGAACGTGTATCTATGCCTGATATAGATTCTGACTTTTGTTATGAAAGACGTGGGGAAGTTATTGATTATGTAGTTGAAAAGTATGGAAAAGAAAACGTATCTCAGATAGTTACGTTTGGAACTATGGCACCTAGAGCATGTATAAGAGATGTTGGGAGAGCCATGAATTATTCTTATGCTGAAGTAGATAGAATAGCAAAAATGATTCCAACGGTTTTAGGGATTACTATTGATAAAGCATTAGAAATGAATCCAGAATTAAAAGAAGTTTATGATAAAGATACGCGTATTAAAGAATTACTAGATGTAGCTAGAGATTTGGAAGGGCTTCCAAGACATACTTCTACTCATGCTGCTGGTGTTGTTATAGCATCACAACCTTTAGTTAACTATGTACCACTTTCTAAAAATGAAGAAGCAATAGTAACACAATTTACTATGACTACATTAGAAGAACTTGGACTTCTAAAAATGGATTTTTTGGGACTTAGAACATTAACTGTTATAAGAGATGCTATAGAACTTATAAAGAAAAATACTGGGACAGAAATTGATCTAGATAAAATAAATTTTGAAGATGAAAATGTATATAATATGCTTGGAAGAGGAAAGACAGTAGGAATATTCCAATTAGAATCAGCTGGAATGACTAACTTTATGAAGGAGCTAAAGCCAGAGAGTTTAGAAGATATAATCGCTGGAATAAGTCTGTATAGACCAGGACCTATGGCTGAAATACCTAAATATATCAAAAATAAAAATAATCCAAAGAATATAGAATACATTACTCCTAAACTTGAGGGAATACTAAATGTAACTTATGGAGTTATGGTATATCAAGAGCAGGTTATGCAAATTGTTAGAGATCTTGCAGGATATTCTATGGGAAGAAGTGACCTTGTGCGTCGTGCTATGTCAAAGAAAAAGCACAAAGTTATGGAAGAAGAAAGAAAGAATTTCATTTATGGTATTGAAGAAGATGGTAAAGTAGTAGTTCCTGGATGTTTAAGAAATGGTATTAGTGAAGATGCTGCAAATAAGATATATGATCAAATGATGGATTTTGCAAGTTATGCATTTAATAAATCACATGCAGCGGCATATGCAGTTGTGGCATATTATACAGCATATTTAGTACATTATTATCCAACAGAGTTTATGGCAGCTATGCTTAATAGTGTAAGAGGAAATAGTGATAAAGTTGCAATTTATATAAGGGCAGCAAAACAAATGGATATAGAAACTCTTCCACCTGATATAAATAAAAGCTTCGGAAAGTTTACAGTACAAAATGGAAAAATACGTTTTGGTTTATCAGCTATAAAAAACGTAGGTGAAAATATAATTGATGTAATAGTTAAATCAAGAGAAGAAAAAGGCGAATTTAATTCTTTTGTCGATTTTTGTAATAAAATATCTATGGGAAGCATTAATAAAAGAATGATTGAAAGCTTAGTTAAAGCGGGGGTTTTTGATTGCTTTGGAATTTATCGTTCACAACTTTTAGCTGTATATGAAAAAATAATTGATTCTGTGGTAAATCAAAGGAAAAAAAATATAGAAGGTCAAGTAAGTCTGTTTGGTAGTTTTGATAATGAATTTAAAGATACAGAAATTAAATATCCAGCAATAGATGAGTTTAATAAAAAAAGTAAACTTGCTATGGAAAAAGAAATGACAGGATTATATTTAACAGGACATCCATTAGAAGATTATGAAGAAATTTTAAAAAATGCAACAAGTGCTAAAACTACAGATATTATTATAGATGAATCTTTAGAGGAAAATCTTGTAGATGAGGTGTCACTTCATGTGGAAGAACAAAATTCTAAGATTAAAGATGGAGACAAAGTAATTATAGGTGGACTTATTACAAACGTTACCAGAAAAATAACAAAAACTAATAGTATGATGGCTTTTATAACTTTAGAGGATTTATATAGCTCAATAGAAGTTATAATTTTTCCAAAGACTTTAGAAAGATTTAATAACACAATAATGGAAGATGAAATAGTATTAATAAAAGGAAGAGTTACAAAACGAGAGGATGAACAACCTAAAATACTGTGTGATCATATAGAAAAAGTTTTTAATTTTTCTAATAAAAAATTCTATATTCAGGTACAAGAAAAAAGGGATGTAAAGCCAACCATAAATGAAATAAAATCTATAGCTATTAGAAATAACGGAAATATACCTATATATATTTGTACAAAAGATGAAAGAAAAAAGTATTTAGTATCAAGAGAGTATTGGGTAAATGATACAGATGAAGTTGCAACTGTATTTAAACAAAGATATGGTAATAATAATGTAAAATTTATATAG
- a CDS encoding collagenase, with protein sequence MKKNFLKVLCCLAITCITIVNASTVALAKDNANSNTKLERAVNSKYTLGQLSKLSYDNLVETLSNIRWNDITDFMQYNEGARKFYSDTNRVQALIDALIKKGREYTPNDDKGIPTLIEVLRGGYYLAFYNKELKQLDEIRYKEKCIPAILSIENNPNFSLGSYSQNEIIKTLGLLIGNTTSNNIVVNKLVTVLKKYNDNINESSRNNSAGQAIYNIINGVNYSIDSYLFKSKKDIKSTSWFGNIDGFITEVERLALLGNVNTQNDWIINNGIYYTGKLAKLHSNKKIPQGVIEKALRLYPYLGEQYFKAIESIKYDFSGTYLNGSKVNMKEIKEQGTKHYLTKTYTFDDGKMIIKTGDKVSEEKVKRLYWASKEVKAQFHRVIGNDEELEKGNADDVLNIVIYNNPQEYKLNSTLYGYSTDNGGIYIENVGTFFTYERTPRESIFSLEELFRHEFTHYLQGRYLVPGIWGQSDFYKGNNCRLTWFEEGSAEFFAGSTRENNILPRKSEVRGISNDVSKRFSLNKLLHSKYGSFDFYNYGFAFSDYMYNNNIDVLNNITNYVKNNDVKGYENYIETLSADNNMNNNYQNHMQKLMDNYDTLTTPLVSDDYIKEHLRKSAKDIYSDIEKVTGLKNIKTIEEKGQFFNTVTLKGTYIGDISKGKLEDWNNMNSKANEFLKTLDSYNWSGYKTLTCYFVNHRVNKLGQVEYDVVFHGILNDDVHEQVKKDTHTNNKDSKVEDNKGSIIDNKKESTKNHSFENAYGPLISDNKISGEFKDNDKDNDKDIYYFNVKTPGNVDISVENKDNIKIAWKVVSEEDKNKCIAYPITRGKFLNGKFNANKPGKYYVVVYRYSNENGKYNLNIKGNLEEIQTKEVEDNNSFEKANKVILNSNIIGETTKNDYADIYTFNVLDQKEVNIKLTKLNNAKLNWVVYNADNLKEYVSYAKEYEDTMINKFIAKPGKYYLYVYRVDENGGKYKVSIK encoded by the coding sequence ATGAAAAAAAATTTTTTGAAAGTTCTATGTTGTTTAGCTATAACATGTATTACAATTGTTAATGCTTCAACAGTAGCGTTAGCTAAAGATAATGCTAATAGCAATACTAAGTTAGAAAGGGCAGTAAATAGTAAATATACTTTAGGGCAATTAAGTAAATTATCCTACGATAATCTTGTAGAGACATTGTCTAATATAAGATGGAATGATATAACAGACTTTATGCAGTATAACGAAGGAGCAAGAAAGTTTTATTCTGATACTAACAGAGTTCAGGCATTAATTGATGCTTTAATCAAAAAAGGAAGAGAATATACACCTAATGATGATAAAGGAATACCAACATTAATTGAGGTTTTAAGAGGAGGATATTATTTAGCCTTTTATAATAAAGAATTAAAGCAATTAGATGAAATAAGATATAAGGAAAAGTGTATTCCGGCTATACTTTCAATAGAAAATAATCCTAATTTTTCATTAGGCTCTTATTCTCAAAATGAGATTATAAAAACACTAGGATTATTAATTGGTAATACAACTTCAAATAATATTGTAGTTAATAAGTTAGTTACTGTTTTAAAAAAATATAATGATAATATTAATGAGAGCTCAAGAAATAACTCAGCAGGACAAGCTATTTATAATATTATAAATGGAGTAAATTATTCTATTGATTCGTATTTATTTAAATCTAAAAAAGATATTAAAAGTACATCTTGGTTTGGTAATATAGATGGATTTATAACCGAAGTTGAAAGATTAGCGCTATTAGGTAATGTTAATACACAAAATGATTGGATCATAAATAATGGGATCTATTATACAGGAAAATTAGCGAAACTTCATAGCAATAAAAAAATTCCTCAAGGTGTTATTGAAAAGGCATTAAGATTGTATCCGTATCTTGGAGAGCAATATTTTAAAGCAATTGAAAGTATTAAATATGATTTTAGTGGTACATATTTAAATGGAAGTAAAGTTAATATGAAAGAAATAAAAGAACAAGGTACAAAGCATTATCTTACGAAAACATATACTTTTGATGATGGAAAAATGATAATAAAAACTGGTGATAAAGTTTCAGAAGAAAAAGTTAAAAGACTTTATTGGGCATCAAAAGAAGTAAAAGCACAATTTCATAGAGTCATCGGAAATGATGAAGAATTGGAAAAAGGAAATGCTGATGATGTGTTAAATATAGTAATTTATAATAATCCTCAAGAATATAAATTGAATTCTACATTGTATGGATATAGTACAGATAATGGTGGTATATATATTGAAAATGTAGGTACATTTTTTACCTACGAGAGAACTCCAAGAGAAAGTATTTTTAGTTTAGAAGAATTATTTAGACATGAGTTTACGCATTACTTACAGGGGAGATATTTAGTTCCTGGAATATGGGGACAATCAGATTTTTATAAAGGTAATAATTGCAGATTAACATGGTTTGAAGAAGGTTCAGCAGAGTTTTTTGCAGGTTCAACACGTGAAAATAATATATTACCAAGAAAATCTGAAGTAAGAGGAATTTCAAATGATGTTTCAAAAAGATTTTCGCTAAATAAATTATTGCATTCGAAATATGGTTCTTTTGATTTTTATAATTATGGTTTTGCTTTTTCAGATTATATGTATAACAATAACATAGATGTTTTAAACAATATAACTAATTATGTGAAAAATAATGATGTAAAAGGATATGAGAATTATATAGAGACTTTAAGTGCTGATAATAACATGAATAATAATTATCAGAATCACATGCAAAAATTAATGGATAACTATGATACATTAACAACTCCTCTTGTATCTGATGATTATATAAAAGAGCATCTACGTAAAAGTGCTAAAGATATATATTCTGATATAGAGAAGGTTACGGGATTAAAGAATATAAAAACTATAGAAGAAAAAGGACAATTTTTCAATACAGTTACATTAAAAGGAACATATATAGGGGATATAAGTAAAGGAAAATTAGAAGATTGGAATAATATGAATTCAAAGGCTAATGAATTCTTAAAAACATTAGATAGCTATAACTGGTCTGGATATAAAACATTAACATGCTACTTTGTAAACCATAGAGTAAATAAATTGGGACAAGTAGAATATGATGTTGTATTTCATGGAATATTAAATGATGATGTACATGAACAAGTAAAGAAAGATACTCATACAAATAATAAAGACTCAAAAGTTGAAGATAACAAAGGCTCTATAATAGATAATAAAAAAGAGAGTACTAAAAATCACTCTTTTGAAAATGCATATGGACCATTAATTTCAGATAATAAGATTAGTGGAGAATTTAAAGATAATGATAAAGATAATGATAAAGATATATATTATTTCAATGTAAAGACACCAGGAAATGTAGACATATCAGTAGAAAATAAAGATAATATCAAAATTGCATGGAAGGTAGTTTCCGAAGAAGATAAAAATAAATGTATAGCATATCCAATAACTAGAGGGAAATTTTTAAATGGAAAATTTAATGCTAATAAACCAGGAAAATATTATGTTGTAGTGTATAGATACTCTAATGAAAATGGAAAATATAATTTAAATATTAAGGGTAATTTAGAAGAAATACAAACTAAAGAAGTAGAAGATAACAATTCATTTGAAAAAGCCAATAAAGTTATTTTAAATTCTAATATAATTGGTGAAACTACTAAAAATGATTATGCAGATATATATACTTTTAATGTTTTAGATCAAAAGGAAGTAAATATTAAATTGACAAAGTTAAATAATGCTAAATTAAATTGGGTAGTTTATAATGCAGATAATTTAAAAGAATATGTATCATATGCAAAAGAGTATGAAGATACTATGATTAATAAATTTATAGCTAAACCAGGAAAATATTATTTATACGTTTATAGAGTTGATGAGAATGGTGGTAAATATAAAGTTAGTATAAAATAG